DNA from Gemmatimonadota bacterium:
GACGAGGAAATGTATCAGTTCTTACCCAAAGATAAAGATCCAGTTGATTTTTTGTACGCACCTATGCGCGATTATCCCCAGCGCGGTGGCAAGCGGTTCAGATCGGCACTGGTGCTACTGGGCATTGAAGCATTTGGGGGCGATCCCAATGTAGGGTTGCGAACGGCTGCTGCTTTTGAGTTATTTCAGTCCTTTGCCCTGGTACACGACGATATAGAGGATGCCTCTTTAATGCGGCGCGGAAAACCGTGTTTGCATCTGATACACGGGATTCCACTGAGCATTAACGTGGGCGACGCGCTTTATTCAAAAGTATTTGAAATATTGCAGGCAAATCGCGAAATTTTAGGAGAAACAACAACGCTCGATTTGCTTCGTGAAATGATCCAGGGCGCACAAACAACATTTGAGGGACAGGCATTGGATATCGGCTGGATTGATGCCGAAGTCATTCCCGATGTACGCGATTTTGTTGACATGCTGCGGCGCAAAACGGGATGGTATAGCGGCCGCGGTCCCTGTACTATGGGCGCGATTATTGCGGGTGCTGGCAATGACATGAAGCGGGCGATTGGCGATTTTGGCGAAGCCATAGCTGTTGCATTTCAAATTCGCGATGACTTGCTCAACATCGTCGTTGAAGATACCGATGCAACATTGGCACCTACAACCACATCCGGAGGGTATGGCAAAGAACGCGGCGGGGACATCGCCGAGGGCAAGCGCACCTTGATGGTCATTGATTTGCTCAACCACTGTGCGCCAGAAGAAAATCAAAAAGTGCGCGAAATCCTGGATCGAGATCGAGATGCAACATCGCAAGAAGACGTCGAGTGGGTAATTGACTTGATGGGAAGATATGGCGCAATTGAAAAAGCGCAACGGGCTTGCCAGACGCGCGCCGAATCTGCAGACGCGCGCCTCGCTCAGTTGCCCCCGTCGGAATCGAGAGAAGTACTCAAAGAAATGTGTTCATTTTTGGTCGAGCGCGTATTTTAAAAAGGAGGCATACATGAAGTTCTTTATCGATACAGCCAATTTAGACGAAATCCGCGAAGCCCAGGCCATGGGTGTGCTGGATGGCGTGACGACAAATCCCTCTCTTATGTCGCAGGAAGAGGGAGAATTTGAAGACATCATTCGCGCAATTTGCGGAATTGTATATGGACCGGTAAGTGCCGAGGTAGTCAGCACCGACACCGAAGGCATGATCGCCGAAGCGCGCCGAAATGCTGCAATCCACGAACAGGTAGTGGTGAAAATTCCGATTACGCCAGATGGTCTAAAAGCGATCAAAACGTGTTCGGATGAAGGGATTCGCGTAAACGTAACCCTTTGCTTCTCCGCAAATCAGGCACTGATGGCCGCCAAAGCAGGCGCAACTTATATCAGCCCATTCATCGGCCGCCTGGATGATTTGGGACAAGACGGCATGGAGCTGATCAGCACAGTCCGCCAGATTTACGACAATTATGGATTTGACACCCAGGTGTTGGCCGCGAGTTTGCGCTCGCCCAAACACGTCGTCGAATGCGCCCTCGCTGGCGCAGATGTGGCGACCCTCCCGCCCGATGTATTGAGCAAATTACTCGCACACCCCTTAACCGACATCGGTCTGGAACGCTTCCTCAACGACTGGCGCGCCTGGCAAGCCGCAAAGAACAGTGATCCCGTGGTGGTTTAACCCATTCTTCTTCTCCCCTGCACAAACAGGGCACTCGGTGAGGGCGCGTTGTCGCACACTTCGTTAAACGTAGCGGGCAGGGGTTGGTGAATCACCGCCTGGATGCGCGATCTTTGTAAAACCACCACATCGGGATGATCTGCGGCGACATTGGTATTCTCATCGGGATCGGCTGCAAGGTCAAAGAGTTCTTCATTGTTCACATCATTCAAACTCACCGTATAATTCCACTGATCATCGCGCACCGATACCCTGCCCGTGGCTGGCCCGGTTGAAAAACTGGCCCAGCCAATCACAACGTGATCCCGCACAGCATCCATCTCTCCCGTCACCAGCGGCCAGACATCTGTGCCATCCACCGCTTGGCAGGGAATATCCAGCAAGCCCAACACAGTGGGCAACAAATCGTGTGCCTGAACAAAACCCGAAACGCGCTTGCACACATCGGGATGTCGTACCATCCAGTTCAACCGCGTGTTGTACGGATGCAGGCGATCAGCCCCTTTGCCAAATTGCCCGTGATCCAGTACCTGTGTGCCGTGATCTGACATCAACATCACAATCGTATCGCCTTTCAAACCCAGATCATCGACCCGATCCAGCAAGTGCCCCACCCAGCGATCCACCAGCGTGACCTCGCCAAAATAAAGCGCCTTGATCCGTTCTCTCTCCGCATCGCTCACCCCATCGCCTTCATTTCCAGCCCCGGGTGTAATAAAATCCTTCCCATCCCAATCGGGCATATACCGATCCGTATATTCCCGCGGCGGATCCCATGGTTCGTGCGGATCAAAAGAATCAATCCATAGAAAAAACGGCGCATTGTTTGCATTTTCGCTCAACCAATCTGCCGCACGCCGAAACACACGCGCACAACTGTAATCCTCTTCGCGTTGCCGAAACTTCTGATTGAACATGTACTGCATCAACCCAACATGCCGACCCCAGTTGATTGGTTCACGCACATGCGGGCGCAACAAATCTTCAATCGATTCCCGCGTGCCAAACCGCCAGTTGTCGCTCTCCTGCCCGCGAATAAAATCATACGTCACAAATCCGCGCGTATAATTCATCGTCGGCTTAAACATGTGATACGTATCGGCGACCAACCCGGTCATATACCCATTCGCCACCAGAATTTCAGCGAGCGTATCTTGTTCCGGCGGAATTTTGTGCCAACCAGGCGCGTGATGCCAGTGCCCGCGCCGATCAAAATTGTATCGCCAGGGAAAGGTGCGCCGCCCCGTAAACAAACCCCGCCGCGTCTGCAGCGTCGGCTGGCATTCCCCGAAAGCCCGTTCAAACACCACGGACTCTGCGGCAAACGCATCCATATTCGGCGTATCGACAAAACTCAGCTTCTGATTTGGCCCGACAATATCGGCGCGAAACGTATCCAGACAAATGCAAATTACATTCATACAAATCTCCTATTCAAAAATACAAACTGTGTCCATGTCCGCGAAACCACAACGCATCGATAATAAACGATATACCAGCACCGGAAAAGTGCCCTACGACCAGACCCACAAAAAAGGGCTTTGCGCCATTGTAAAGCATCAAACCGCCAAAGCGGATCAAAAGTGTTTTAATCGCCCAGGCGGCAAATAGCGACAACAGGGTCCATCGTACTTGTCCCACAGAAGCAATTGAAAACCCGATAGGATGCAAGCGCCACCATGCGAACCGATGTCGCAAATACGTCAACAAAACCGTCACAAGCGCACCAATACCCAAAAACGCAAAATGACCAAATTTGAGCGTCTCTGCCGCCTTAATTTTAGCCACAACCGTATCATAAGGCACCTGCCCCCCGCGGCGAAAGACCCACTCGCCAAAATTGTATGCACCCGAAGCATACGCCAGTTTGAGCGAAAAATAAAAAGACACAATCAGACTGATACCCAGTGCCAATCCAACCGCAGTGAGATAAACACCTCGCGGAAATCGACGCTCGCTGTGTACGCGCGCGGCATTTGCGCCAAAAGGCATAAATGTGGCAATGGGGTCGCACGCCCATCCATACGACAGCCCCAGCCCCGTCATCGTTGAACCCGTCAAATCCGCCGGACCAATGAGATGCATCGCATAAGCCTGCGGCACGAGAGGTCCCCGCACAAAAACCAGTCCGCCTTCAATGACAATGCGCGTCAGACCCAGATAAAGCGTAATAACCGCAAAGAGAAGCAACAAAGCCACGCCGGGGTGGATACCAATGCGCGTCAACCAAAAAAGAATGTACACGACCCCAAGCGCAATTCCTATCAGCGCTGTGCGATAGCCCATGATCTCATCGCCATCTGAAACGCCATTGTCTTGTCCCAACGCGGTTCGCCACACCCCGCGCAAATGTTCGCGCGCAACCCAAATACTGCCCAGCACAATCGCCACAAACGCCCCAAATCCCTGCCATCCCAACGCCGCTGGACTCACCGAATAAACCTCTGATGTGCCAATGGTAAACCCCGTGCGATTAAACAGCGCGATCTCAGCCATATTAAACAAATTGAAAAACCACACACTGAAAATCACATCCACATTGACAAAATACGTAATCCCCACCAGAGGTAGCGAGAAATTTGACGAAATACCCGGCCAAACCTGCCCGCCCGGAATGCTCAATCGAATAGCGGGAATACTCGGCCAGGCCTCAAAAAAGTAACCCGGCACATTCCACGCAATTTTGCCAGCGGCAACGGCAAAGCCGACCCAGAACAATCGGCTACGCATAAATTTTGGCAAAATTCGACCATCTTCGGCGCCATCCATCATCGCCAGCGGCACATCAACCAGAGGAAAATTCAACCGCTCTTTATCTACCCACTGCTTGCGAAACACCGCAATGAGACAAGTGCAAAGCATCAGTGTTGCGATAATCACCGATCCCCACCAGAACAGCGGCATGATCCACACTTCCCACGGAATTTTCGCGCCAGGCGGCAAACCCTCAAAAAACCATGCCACTGCGCGTCCGCCTCCGGGCACGGCCCACAGGGGCACATAGTCGTGTATAAATTCGCCCCAACCATTTTCAGTTGTCGCAAAATAAAAGGGCGAAGCCGACACGGAAATCACATAACCGGTCACCCCATAAGTGGGCACCGATACCGCCGCCAAAAGCATCGTATAGACCACACCCAATTCATCACCCGTCAATCCCTTCTCGCGCTTCACTGCCTTCAAAACCGGGTTTAAAACCACAACCACAAAAATGAACAACGCCGCCAACCCCAGCGGAAAATAATTGGTCGTCAACAGCGTAGATCGCACAATCCACTCGGAAAACGGCGCCAACAGATTCACTGCAACAACGACCAGAACGCCAACCGTCAATGCTTTTGGCGTCATGATATACCGCTGACTGCCAACCTCTATTTCTCGGGAAAAGTCTCTTGTAGCCACTGGCGCATTTCTCTGGGCGAATTCAATACCACAACCTTCAAATGATCGTACTCTTCGAATAATAACGGATAACGGCGGCGGTGTTTGCGATTGGAAGTTATTGCCCACAAAAACAGGGAATCGCGTGCAAACACATTGTGCCACTCTTCCCTGTTACCACTCCACAACACCTCTTTACACCACACCCGTCTCAAGGTACGCCGCATAAGCTGCCGGTAAATGACAAAAAGCGAATACCGCAACCACACCACTGTATCGGCTCGTGACCACACAATATCGCGCACCTTGCTATAATTTCCATCCACTGCCCAACTGTCACTCTTCAGCGCTTCTTCTGTATTTGTCCTAAAAACTTCGAGATCAACCGGTGTCCAGTTTGGTCCCCAATGCAGAGCATCCAGTTCAATGTGAGTGACATGCAGTCGCCGGGCGATCTCAGCCGCTAAAGTTGTCTTGCCCGACCCGCAGGTGCCCACTACGATAAGTCGCCGCATCTTGTCTGGAGCCATATCCCCTCTCGAAAGACTCGATGTAACCCTTTTTCTTAAAAATAGTGGGTTCTGCCCCAAAATTGTTTCACTTCAATTCCAAAAATCCGAAACCCTTAATACAAGAACGAGTCTAATCCCATACCCCATTGTTGCGTTTAACAACCTACAGCTTATAGGGAGACTTGCCATGATCTCGCGCCAACTTTTTATATGTTTTCTTGCCGCATTATTCACACTCCCGGCCAGTGCCGCGGAAAAACGCGAAGAAATCGTCGAATACACCCTTGATTTTGCCCCTGGCAAAAAGCTCTCTGTAAACGCCCGCAATGGCGGAATCACGCTTAAAACCTGGACGAGCGATCAGGTCCTTGTCCGCGCCGTAAAAAAAGCAAAAGCGAGCGATGAAGAAGGCGCCGAAGAACTACTCGAAACCACCACCATCGAAATTGAAGAAACAGATAGCGGTATAGAGATTCGCACCCAACGCCCCGACAACAAGTGGAACCTGTTTAAGGACTGGAATATAAGCGTAAACTATACGATCACAGTCCCCCAAAGCGTACGCCTGGATCTCGAGACCGTCAACGGAAGTATTTCTATCCCCTCGACCACGGGCAATGTGAAAAGCGAAACCGTGAATGGCAGTATCAAAATCAATGGCACGCGAGGCGCAATTGATGTCGAAACCGTGAACGGCAAAGTCAATCTCACTGAGATTATCGGCGGCGTAAATGCCGAAACCGTGAATGGCAGCATTGAAATCGCAATTGCCGAGCAAATACAGGACGACATTCGTGCAGAAACTGTAAACGGGCGGTTGCAACTATCCCTTCCCCCAGACTTTCAAGGTCACATTCAGGCCAAAAGTACGATAGGCCATATTGATACAGAATTTCCAATTGAAGTCAAAGGGCGCGTTGGCGGGCGCATTAGCAAGTCCCTCCGTGGCAACCTCAATGGCGGAAATGGCCCGAATATCAAACTCCAAACCCTCAACGGCGGCATCGACATCAAACAGCTATAAACTTACACCATCTGCCCCTCCCGAATCTCCTGTCCATATACCCGCACTATTTGTCCATTTGCGAGAGCTATTTTATTTACCCATCCATCGACCAATTCCATCGCGCCAACTTCGGCATCGGTCTCCCCATCAGAAACGCGTATCCACCCCTCGCCGACTTCTGATTGCACAAAATAAATCTCCCTGCCATCGCGCAACGCAATCCGCCCGGCAATCGCAACTCGCCCATTGTCCCCCACCGCGGGAATATATTCCACATGTGCTACAGGAGATCCTTCACCCGCTTTTACGGGATATAAAACGTATGACATCAACGTGGGACCATCGCCCACTACTTTGAAAATTGCCGTTGGAATAGGTTCGCATTGATAGGGTCCCCCTCGGGGAATCCACCCCTGCACGGCCGGCTCTTCCTGTCCGCTTACAATCCGCACATCTATCGGCTTTGTCGAAATGGCATAAATGCCCAGATTGCTCTCTCCCCCACTGTTTCTCGTTATAACACCGCGCCCATTCGCCAGCACCTCGGCATCATCCGCATCCAGATGAAACATCGCTTCATACATGTGAGACGCCTCATCCGAGGGCCTGAGAATATCCGTCACTATCCAGAACTCGGATTTCACAAACAAAATCGACCGCGTATGTGTAACCGTCTGATCCCTCTCAGACCCATATCCCAAATCGTAACTCGCCGACGCATAATCGCATTTCTCATTTGAAATCCACGTATGCGGAAGCGGCTCGGACACCACGTAATCCTCTCTTGACTTCCCGCGCTGATTCTGCTCCATCCCATCCACCATCACCGTATTGTGCGCGCGGGTTGATAGCACATAAGTGCGCCACTGCGACGAATCGTATGGATAATTCCCCGGATCCACCACATGCACACGACCGTGTGCGTACAGCATGATATTCAGCTTATCTTCGTGCTGATGCCCATAGCCAAACGGACCACCGTCAAAAAAGAGATAGAGATCATCCGGTTCCCATCCCGAACGCATAACAAAATGCCCCGCGTATGGAAAAATGCACGACAGGGTTTGCGGCTTTGTTCCTTCAGCGCGCCCAAAACCCGCCCATTGAAAATCCGTCCGTTCTGGAAAAAATTTGAACCCACCCTGCATATAGGGCGCGATATCCGTCTGGCCGCCGTCATTGAGCGCGGGCAATCGCAAATTGGGCATAGCCAAATACAGATCGTAGTGATACATCCGCTCCAATTTTGCGATATAATCCTCCGGCAGAGACAAATCATTCAACCGCGCAATCGCGAGCGCCATCACAAAATTTCGCAAACTCACCTGATGATATCCACTCGACAACTCAATCTGCGCGCCATCGGGATAAACCTGCTCATCCAATTCTTCATACAAAGACTGCATTGCAATCCCGCGCCAGCTTGCAGCTTCTTTAAACTCGGGAAACAATGCTCCAACGTGATATTGCCCATTGGCCTGCATCGTCTGCCAGTTGCCACCGCGCGGCCATAACGTGAGATGTCGTGCGTGTTCGACCATACTCTTCACCATCAAACACACATCGTCATCTCCAAATGTTTCAGACGAAAGAAAATAGTAAAACGCCGCAGGCCACGTCTGTCCCATCCGAATCCCACATTCAATCGTGCGCCAGCAATTCGTGCGATTCGTACCCATCTCTGCATCGTCTTTCCAGGTATTGCCATCCTCACCCACTGGCATCAGCACATGTTCAATCCAGTGCCGCATCTGTCTCCCGAATGCCCTGGCATATTTTTCATCACCCGTTTTCCAATACGCCTGCCCCAGCGTGACCCAAAACGGGTGGCGCGACAACTGCCACGTCCATTCCCTGTAATTGATCGGATCCAATTCCCAATTGATCACATCTCCAAACGCCTCTTCCACATCGCAACTCATCAGCGTATTTGCCGCAATGCGGTCAGCCTTTTCGAGATCAACATCTCTGATCGCGCGATCTCCCACGCGCACCAGTTCGACCTCTGCATCCCGGTCCTGTGGCTCTGACCGATTTCGCCAATCAGAAAACCATCGCGGATATTCCCGCGTGCGAACGTGTTCTGCAAACGCACGCCGCGCACCCGTCCAATCTCGCATCTCTACCGCCCTTTTTACAGCCCCCATATCCGCACGCGACAAATCGAGTGCCTTAAAAAATGTTGCATCGCTCAACCGCGGACCAATCATATCTCCCTCCATTTCAATCGCTTGCCCTCAAAATACTTTGTATTCTCTCTTAAAATATCACAATGACACTGTCCTGCCACTGTTTTCTACTTTGTCTGGCGCAATACCCCTGCGCTTTTTTTTTGTATTTGCGACGCAACACACCTATATTGCGCCACACATGAAAGGAGGCGATCATGTTTTGCGACACCGAGAAACGGCAGTACAGAAAACAGGGGTTTTTTATTGTCAATGACGCCGTCGATCCCGATATGCTAAAACCCTTGTTAGAGGCTGCGATTCGCGCTAAACAAAAGGTGCGTTCAGACGAAGTGGATTTGTACACACACCGCTCAGAAGACGGAGAACCCTGGGCAATACGCGGGTTATTTGCCCCCGAGATGAACGAGCCGATATTTGCCGAGTATCTAATGTCAGAACCCATAATGAAATACACGCGCGCTTTTTTGGGCACGCAGTTGCAATTGGGAGGCTCCCTCATCTTCACAAATCCATATCAAGCGGATTACGGTTTTGGCTGGCACCGGGATTTTGGAAGTAAGGAACGCGACGGATCGTATCGGGTAGAAATGGAAATTTTGAATCGTCCCCAAAGGGGTTTGAGGTGGCATCTCGCCCTGGTGGATGACTATTGTCTGCAAATTGTGCCCGGCAGTCACAAAAGGTATCGCACCGCCCACGAGCGCAGGTGCTTGTTAGAAGAACGCCACGACGATATTCCGGGCCAATATGCTGTGCCTCTCAAAGCAGGGCAAACCGTGTTTTGGACTGGCAATTTAATTCACCGCGGAGTAATGAAAAAGGATGTGGAGCGATTGACCCTGTCCGGAAGCTGGAGTATGTACGCTAAAGATAGTAAACCCTCCGAAGTGGACCCGCGTCTGAAGTGGATGCTCGCGGACAATGTGCGTGAATTTTTGCCAAAAGAAATGCGCCCATTGTACGACCGGTGGCGAGTATTGCAAAAAAGCTAACAAATGAAAATTACCCATATTGAAGCCATTCACCTGCGGTTGCCAGAAGTTGTAGAGGCAGCAGATGGAACTCAGGACTGCCTGATCGTGCGAGTGCATACCGATGAGGGCATAACGGGATTGGGTGAAGTCGTATCGTGTTCCTATGTAGCCAAAGCCGTAATTGAAGCACCGCGCTCTGCGCCATTTCGCCATGGCCTATCAGCGATTATAACCGGCATGGACGCGCTGGATTTTGACGCAATTCACAACGCCATGATCGAAGGCGTATCATGGTATGGTCCAGGCGGCGTGGCGCGACAGGCCATGAGTGGCATTGACATGGCACTGTGGGATATTTGGGGCAAAGCCGAAGGCAAAGCCGTGCGCAAGCTGTTGCGAGAAGATGCGGCAGATGCAGTGCCTGTCTATGCGAGTGTCCTGTGGCCCGAGTGTCCGGAATTGGTACAGGAATCCGCGAGCGCATTTTTGGCACAGGGCTATCAGTCTGTAAAATACGGCTGGGCGCCAATGGGACCAGATGCAGATTTGGACGAGGCACTGGTCGCAGCGGCACGAGAGGCTTTGGGACCAGATGTAAATTTGATGGTAGATGCCGGTCGCGCGTGGGATGCGGAAACCGCGTTGGAGCGCGTGGCGCGATTTGAAAAATACAATGTATTCTGGCTCGAGGAGCCATTGCATCCATTTGACGTGCAGGGATACGGCGAACTCTCAACGAGGTCGTCCATCCCAATTGCAGGAGGCGAAGCAATGACTCTGGTAAGCGAATACGCCGACTTGTTGCACAATGGCAAACTCCACTTTGTACAACCCGACCTGGGGCGCGTAGGCGGGATTACCGGCGGCCTGGCAATTGAAAAATTGGCGAACGAGACGGGGGCACGTGCCGTGCCTCACGCATTTGGCACTGGCGTCTTGTTGGCAGCATCTGCCCAATGGGCCGCAGCGAGCGAACAACCGCTGACAGAATATACGCGAGCGCCATCTCCCCTGGCACAAAAGCTGGCCCAACACGATATGGTATTTCGAAATGGCGCCTTACATCTGACAGATCAACCCGGACTGGGCGTGGATCTGGATGAAGACGTGGTTGCCGAGTTCCGGGTAATGTAGGGGCGGTGCCCCTGTGCCCGCCCATAGTGGCGGCGATGTCTCATGTGACCACTTAGAAAGGTAAAAAAATGGCCTCTGTAAAAGATATCTACAAATTTGACGAACTGACCTGGCCCGAAGTGAACGAAGCGGTGGAAATGGGAAAAATTCCGATTATTCC
Protein-coding regions in this window:
- a CDS encoding phytanoyl-CoA dioxygenase family protein, giving the protein MFCDTEKRQYRKQGFFIVNDAVDPDMLKPLLEAAIRAKQKVRSDEVDLYTHRSEDGEPWAIRGLFAPEMNEPIFAEYLMSEPIMKYTRAFLGTQLQLGGSLIFTNPYQADYGFGWHRDFGSKERDGSYRVEMEILNRPQRGLRWHLALVDDYCLQIVPGSHKRYRTAHERRCLLEERHDDIPGQYAVPLKAGQTVFWTGNLIHRGVMKKDVERLTLSGSWSMYAKDSKPSEVDPRLKWMLADNVREFLPKEMRPLYDRWRVLQKS
- a CDS encoding adenylate kinase; its protein translation is MAPDKMRRLIVVGTCGSGKTTLAAEIARRLHVTHIELDALHWGPNWTPVDLEVFRTNTEEALKSDSWAVDGNYSKVRDIVWSRADTVVWLRYSLFVIYRQLMRRTLRRVWCKEVLWSGNREEWHNVFARDSLFLWAITSNRKHRRRYPLLFEEYDHLKVVVLNSPREMRQWLQETFPEK
- a CDS encoding mandelate racemase/muconate lactonizing enzyme family protein codes for the protein MKITHIEAIHLRLPEVVEAADGTQDCLIVRVHTDEGITGLGEVVSCSYVAKAVIEAPRSAPFRHGLSAIITGMDALDFDAIHNAMIEGVSWYGPGGVARQAMSGIDMALWDIWGKAEGKAVRKLLREDAADAVPVYASVLWPECPELVQESASAFLAQGYQSVKYGWAPMGPDADLDEALVAAAREALGPDVNLMVDAGRAWDAETALERVARFEKYNVFWLEEPLHPFDVQGYGELSTRSSIPIAGGEAMTLVSEYADLLHNGKLHFVQPDLGRVGGITGGLAIEKLANETGARAVPHAFGTGVLLAASAQWAAASEQPLTEYTRAPSPLAQKLAQHDMVFRNGALHLTDQPGLGVDLDEDVVAEFRVM
- a CDS encoding alginate lyase family protein; translated protein: MIGPRLSDATFFKALDLSRADMGAVKRAVEMRDWTGARRAFAEHVRTREYPRWFSDWRNRSEPQDRDAEVELVRVGDRAIRDVDLEKADRIAANTLMSCDVEEAFGDVINWELDPINYREWTWQLSRHPFWVTLGQAYWKTGDEKYARAFGRQMRHWIEHVLMPVGEDGNTWKDDAEMGTNRTNCWRTIECGIRMGQTWPAAFYYFLSSETFGDDDVCLMVKSMVEHARHLTLWPRGGNWQTMQANGQYHVGALFPEFKEAASWRGIAMQSLYEELDEQVYPDGAQIELSSGYHQVSLRNFVMALAIARLNDLSLPEDYIAKLERMYHYDLYLAMPNLRLPALNDGGQTDIAPYMQGGFKFFPERTDFQWAGFGRAEGTKPQTLSCIFPYAGHFVMRSGWEPDDLYLFFDGGPFGYGHQHEDKLNIMLYAHGRVHVVDPGNYPYDSSQWRTYVLSTRAHNTVMVDGMEQNQRGKSREDYVVSEPLPHTWISNEKCDYASASYDLGYGSERDQTVTHTRSILFVKSEFWIVTDILRPSDEASHMYEAMFHLDADDAEVLANGRGVITRNSGGESNLGIYAISTKPIDVRIVSGQEEPAVQGWIPRGGPYQCEPIPTAIFKVVGDGPTLMSYVLYPVKAGEGSPVAHVEYIPAVGDNGRVAIAGRIALRDGREIYFVQSEVGEGWIRVSDGETDAEVGAMELVDGWVNKIALANGQIVRVYGQEIREGQMV
- a CDS encoding sulfatase: MNVICICLDTFRADIVGPNQKLSFVDTPNMDAFAAESVVFERAFGECQPTLQTRRGLFTGRRTFPWRYNFDRRGHWHHAPGWHKIPPEQDTLAEILVANGYMTGLVADTYHMFKPTMNYTRGFVTYDFIRGQESDNWRFGTRESIEDLLRPHVREPINWGRHVGLMQYMFNQKFRQREEDYSCARVFRRAADWLSENANNAPFFLWIDSFDPHEPWDPPREYTDRYMPDWDGKDFITPGAGNEGDGVSDAERERIKALYFGEVTLVDRWVGHLLDRVDDLGLKGDTIVMLMSDHGTQVLDHGQFGKGADRLHPYNTRLNWMVRHPDVCKRVSGFVQAHDLLPTVLGLLDIPCQAVDGTDVWPLVTGEMDAVRDHVVIGWASFSTGPATGRVSVRDDQWNYTVSLNDVNNEELFDLAADPDENTNVAADHPDVVVLQRSRIQAVIHQPLPATFNEVCDNAPSPSALFVQGRRRMG
- a CDS encoding DUF4097 family beta strand repeat-containing protein; amino-acid sequence: MISRQLFICFLAALFTLPASAAEKREEIVEYTLDFAPGKKLSVNARNGGITLKTWTSDQVLVRAVKKAKASDEEGAEELLETTTIEIEETDSGIEIRTQRPDNKWNLFKDWNISVNYTITVPQSVRLDLETVNGSISIPSTTGNVKSETVNGSIKINGTRGAIDVETVNGKVNLTEIIGGVNAETVNGSIEIAIAEQIQDDIRAETVNGRLQLSLPPDFQGHIQAKSTIGHIDTEFPIEVKGRVGGRISKSLRGNLNGGNGPNIKLQTLNGGIDIKQL
- the fsa gene encoding fructose-6-phosphate aldolase; the protein is MKFFIDTANLDEIREAQAMGVLDGVTTNPSLMSQEEGEFEDIIRAICGIVYGPVSAEVVSTDTEGMIAEARRNAAIHEQVVVKIPITPDGLKAIKTCSDEGIRVNVTLCFSANQALMAAKAGATYISPFIGRLDDLGQDGMELISTVRQIYDNYGFDTQVLAASLRSPKHVVECALAGADVATLPPDVLSKLLAHPLTDIGLERFLNDWRAWQAAKNSDPVVV
- a CDS encoding polyprenyl synthetase family protein; amino-acid sequence: METRLKNYLETWVPRIDEEMYQFLPKDKDPVDFLYAPMRDYPQRGGKRFRSALVLLGIEAFGGDPNVGLRTAAAFELFQSFALVHDDIEDASLMRRGKPCLHLIHGIPLSINVGDALYSKVFEILQANREILGETTTLDLLREMIQGAQTTFEGQALDIGWIDAEVIPDVRDFVDMLRRKTGWYSGRGPCTMGAIIAGAGNDMKRAIGDFGEAIAVAFQIRDDLLNIVVEDTDATLAPTTTSGGYGKERGGDIAEGKRTLMVIDLLNHCAPEENQKVREILDRDRDATSQEDVEWVIDLMGRYGAIEKAQRACQTRAESADARLAQLPPSESREVLKEMCSFLVERVF